One genomic segment of Helianthus annuus cultivar XRQ/B chromosome 14, HanXRQr2.0-SUNRISE, whole genome shotgun sequence includes these proteins:
- the LOC110903993 gene encoding probable indole-3-acetic acid-amido synthetase GH3.1, which translates to MAVDSVTSSPLGPPVTEKDAKALQFIEEMTKNCDSVQENVLCEILSQNAEAEYLKKWNLGGATDRKTYKSKVPVVSYEDLQPYIQRIANGDRSNILSSHPISEFLTSSGTSAGERKLMPTIAAEMDRRQKLYSLLMPVMNLYVPGLDKGKGLYFLFIKAETKTPSGLVARPVLTSYYKSQQFKTRPYDPYNVYTSPNETILCVDSFQSMYSQMLCGLIYHKQVLRCGAVFASGLVRAIKFLTLNWQQLANDIETGYLNPKITDQDIRACMSKILKPDPALARFVTGQCCEGNWEGIITRIWPNTKYLDVIVTGAMAQYIPILDFYSGNLPQTCTMYASSECYFGLNLTPMVKPCEVSYTIMPNMGYFEFIPHDSVSNSDDSAPPLVDLADLELGKEYELVISTYSGLCRYRVGDILRVTGFHNSAPQFKFIRRKNVLLSIDADKTDETELQFAIEKASELLKEFNTAVVEYTSYGDTKTIPGHYVIYWELLVKDPGHGPGQEVLDQCCLAMEECLNSVYRQSRVADNSIGPLEIRVVKNGTFEELMDYAISRGASINQYKVPRCVSFTPIMELLDSRVVSTHFSPKAPHWVPERRF; encoded by the exons ATGGCTGTTGATTCAGTGACGTCATCTCCGTTAGGGCCGCCGGTGACGGAGAAAGATGCTAAAGCTCTTCAGTTTATTGAAGAGATGACTAAGAACTGTGACAGTGTTCAAGAGAATGTTTTGTGTGAAATTTTGTCGCAAAATGCTGAAGCAGAGTACCTTAAAAAATGGAACCTCGGCGGCGCCACCGACCGGAAAACTTACAAGTCAAAGGTTCCGGTAGTGTCGTACGAGGATCTCCAGCCGTACATCCAACGTATTGCTAATGGAGACCGTTCCAACATACTCTCCTCTCACCCGATTTCTGAGTTCCTCACAAG TTCTGGGACATCTGCTGGGGAAAGAAAGCTGATGCCAACAATTGCTGCAGAGATGGACCGCAGGCAGAAACTGTATAGTCTTCTCATGCCTGTCATGAACCT GTACGTGCCCGGTCTGGACAAAGGCAAAGGACTTTACTTCCTATTCATCAAAGCCGAGACCAAAACCCCAAGCGGGTTAGTAGCCCGACCCGTTCTCACAAGTTACTACAAAAGCCAACAATTCAAAACCCGACCCTACGACCCGTACAACGTGTACACCAGCCCGAACGAAACCATCCTATGCGTCGACTCCTTCCAAAGCATGTACTCCCAAATGCTCTGTGGTCTTATTTACCACAAACAAGTCCTCCGTTGCGGTGCGGTTTTCGCTTCGGGTCTCGTTCGGGCCATCAAGTTTCTCACGCTAAACTGGCAACAACTTGCCAATGATATTGAAACCGGGTACTTGAACCCGAAAATAACCGACCAGGATATCCGGGCCTGCATGTCGAAAATATTGAAGCCTGACCCGGCCCTGGCCCGGTTTGTTACGGGCCAGTGTTGTGAAGGGAATTGGGAAGGGATTATAACCCGGATTTGGCCCAATACCAAATACCTTGACGTCATCGTGACGGGAGCCATGGCTCAGTATATTCCGATTTTGGATTTTTACAGCGGTAATTTGCCTCAAACGTGTACAATGTATGCTTCCTCCGAGTGTTACTTTGGATTGAATTTAACCCCCATGGTAAAACCGTGTGAGGTGTCTTATACCATCATGCCAAATATGGGTTACTTTGAGTTCATCCCACATGACTCGGTGTCTAACTCAGATGACTCGGCGCCTCCGCTCGTTGACCTTGCTGACCTCGAGCTTGGAAAGGAGTATGAACTCGTGATTTCCACCTACTCGGGTCTCTGTCGTTACCGAGTCGGGGACATTCTCCGGGTCACGGGTTTCCACAACTCCGCACCACAGTTCAAGTTCATTAGAAGAAAGAATGTTTTACTAAGTATCGATGCCGATAAAACCGATGAAACCGAGTTGCAATTCGCTATCGAAAAGGCTTCGGAGCTTTTGAAGGAATTTAACACTGCGGTTGTGGAGTACACGAGCTACGGGGACACGAAAACGATCCCAGGCCACTATGTTATTTACTGGGAGTTGTTGGTGAAAGATCCGGGTCATGGGCCGGGTCAGGAGGTGTTGGATCAGTGTTGTTTGGCAATGGAGGAGTGTTTGAATTCGGTGTATCGACAAAGTCGGGTTGCGGATAATTCTATTGGTCCTTTGGAGATTCGGGTTGTGAAGAATGGTACCTTTGAGGAGTTAATGGATTATGCAATATCGCGAGGCGCATCTATAAACCAATACAAAGTTCCAAGGTGTGTTAGTTTCACACCTATCATGGAACTTTTGGATTCTCGGGTCGTATCGACCCATTTTAGCCCGAAAGCGCCACACTGGGTCCCGGAACGACGCTTCTGA